A section of the Corallococcus silvisoli genome encodes:
- a CDS encoding DUF5818 domain-containing protein, which produces MKLSGTVQYQDLEGGVWVLKADDGKTYQLAGGDRKIKKDGQRISAEGSIQRDTVTAAMVGPVFHVTTYKAD; this is translated from the coding sequence GTGAAGCTCTCCGGCACGGTGCAGTACCAGGACCTCGAGGGCGGTGTGTGGGTCCTCAAGGCCGATGACGGCAAGACGTACCAGCTGGCCGGCGGCGACCGGAAGATCAAGAAGGACGGTCAGCGCATCTCCGCCGAGGGCAGCATCCAACGGGACACCGTCACCGCCGCCATGGTGGGGCCGGTGTTCCACGTCACCACGTACAAGGCGGACTGA
- a CDS encoding S8 family serine peptidase, with amino-acid sequence MRMKRWNVVLAALALSASACASASREPEVPAGQDVAAAEAEVARAVAEGSVDVVSNAIVVDFKDGTTKAQFDAWEQEWGVDLEFNSLEGPSNGITLAVGVGNVEDVLQRIRQNPAVESAEPLMQVRTSYTPNDPQYESQWNLRMIDMPKAWDGNRGKGVVVAVIDTGIAYEDYGDFKQVPDLKGVSFVKGYDFVNDDEHANDDHGHGTHVAGTIAQATNNGEGVAGVAFDATLMPLKVLNHFGSGTTADIADAIRFAADHDAKVINMSLGGGLYSQVMANAVEYARKKGVTVVAAAGNTGRGRVEFPAAYPGVVAVGAVGPDGTRAPYSSYGKELDIAAPGGDKRQGDSGGILQNTIDPRDPSRSVYAWYQGTSMAAPHVAAVAAMLYGAGATTPDEVEQALYAGAKGSGDRAWSEQYGHGVLNASASMQVFTGGSPRWPSLGWAAALLALVLLTLRGRERPGYLNVLFRPAFLVPLVLSTVGFFFLRTWFTGASGAAGEVVSVASLPIPDWQRIIFGRNTVSPLFYSALIPLVLSLPAIAWRGFRPAVGGLALGFAGFLAYAAWVGAPALAWMPFTFLAKPWLGFNTVVCLVIARAMLKREDA; translated from the coding sequence ATGCGGATGAAGCGATGGAACGTGGTTCTCGCGGCGCTGGCCCTGTCGGCCTCGGCGTGTGCTTCTGCGTCGCGGGAGCCGGAGGTCCCGGCCGGGCAGGACGTGGCCGCCGCCGAGGCGGAGGTGGCCCGGGCCGTGGCGGAGGGCTCCGTCGACGTCGTGTCGAACGCCATCGTGGTGGACTTCAAGGACGGCACCACCAAGGCCCAGTTCGACGCCTGGGAGCAGGAGTGGGGGGTGGACCTGGAGTTCAACTCCCTGGAGGGCCCCAGCAATGGCATCACGCTGGCGGTGGGCGTGGGCAACGTGGAGGACGTGCTCCAGCGCATCCGCCAGAACCCCGCGGTGGAGTCCGCCGAGCCGCTCATGCAGGTGCGCACGAGCTACACGCCGAACGACCCCCAGTATGAGTCCCAGTGGAACCTCCGGATGATCGACATGCCGAAGGCCTGGGACGGCAACCGAGGCAAGGGCGTGGTGGTGGCGGTCATCGACACGGGCATCGCCTACGAGGACTACGGCGACTTCAAGCAGGTGCCGGACCTGAAGGGCGTGTCGTTCGTGAAGGGCTATGACTTCGTCAACGACGACGAGCACGCCAACGACGACCACGGCCACGGCACGCACGTGGCGGGCACCATCGCGCAGGCGACCAACAACGGCGAGGGCGTGGCGGGCGTGGCGTTCGACGCGACGTTGATGCCCCTGAAGGTGCTGAACCACTTCGGCAGTGGCACGACGGCGGACATCGCGGACGCCATCCGCTTCGCGGCGGACCACGACGCGAAGGTCATCAACATGTCGCTGGGCGGTGGCCTCTACTCCCAGGTCATGGCGAACGCGGTGGAGTACGCGCGCAAGAAGGGCGTCACCGTGGTGGCCGCGGCGGGCAACACCGGGCGCGGCCGGGTGGAGTTCCCCGCGGCATACCCGGGCGTGGTGGCGGTGGGCGCGGTGGGGCCGGACGGCACGCGCGCCCCCTATTCGTCCTACGGCAAGGAGTTGGACATCGCGGCGCCCGGTGGTGACAAGCGCCAGGGGGACTCGGGCGGCATCCTGCAGAACACCATCGACCCGCGCGACCCGTCGCGCTCCGTCTACGCCTGGTACCAGGGCACCAGCATGGCCGCCCCGCACGTGGCCGCCGTCGCGGCGATGCTCTACGGCGCGGGCGCCACCACTCCGGACGAGGTGGAGCAGGCGCTCTACGCCGGCGCGAAGGGGTCGGGGGACCGGGCCTGGTCGGAGCAGTATGGCCACGGTGTGCTCAACGCCAGCGCGTCGATGCAGGTGTTCACGGGCGGCTCGCCCCGCTGGCCCTCGCTGGGGTGGGCCGCGGCGCTGCTCGCGCTGGTGCTGCTCACGCTGCGCGGCCGCGAGCGTCCGGGCTACCTCAACGTGCTCTTCCGCCCGGCGTTCCTCGTGCCGCTGGTCCTCTCCACGGTGGGCTTCTTCTTCCTGCGCACCTGGTTCACGGGCGCTTCGGGGGCGGCTGGTGAGGTGGTGAGCGTGGCGTCGCTGCCCATCCCGGACTGGCAGCGCATCATCTTCGGCCGGAACACGGTGAGCCCTCTGTTCTACAGCGCGCTCATTCCCCTGGTGCTGTCGCTGCCGGCCATCGCGTGGCGGGGCTTCCGTCCGGCGGTGGGCGGACTGGCGCTCGGGTTCGCGGGCTTCCTGGCCTACGCGGCGTGGGTGGGCGCTCCGGCGCTGGCGTGGATGCCCTTCACCTTCCTGGCGAAGCCGTGGCTGGGCTTCAACACGGTGGTGTGCCTCGTCATCGCTCGCGCGATGCTCAAGCGGGAGGACGCGTGA